A part of Cotesia glomerata isolate CgM1 linkage group LG4, MPM_Cglom_v2.3, whole genome shotgun sequence genomic DNA contains:
- the LOC123263475 gene encoding protein tyrosine phosphatase type IVA 1, with protein sequence MNNMRVKDIRPAPAEIEYKNMKFLITDRPNDQTILTFIQELKKHNVKEVVRVCEPTYKVEELKSEGINVLDLVFDDGTFPPNEVVDEWFELLKNRFRETPDACVAVHCVAGLGRAPVLVALALIELGLKYEDAVALIREKRRGAINSKQLSYLEKYRPKSRLKLKNGQKNSCCVQ encoded by the exons ATGAACAACATGAGAGTCAAGGATATCAGACCGGCACCTGCCGAAATTGAAtacaaaaatatgaaattccTTATTACTGATCGGCCCAATGATCAGACTATTCTTACCTTTATTCAa gaACTGAAGAAGCACAATGTAAAGGAGGTAGTGAGGGTCTGTGAACCAACGTACAAAGTCGAAGAGCTTAAATCTGAAGGAATAAATGTTTTGGATCTGGTTTTTGATGATGGCACATTCCCACCAAatgag GTGGTTGACGAGTGGttcgaattattaaaaaaccgATTCCGAGAGACACCCGATGCATGTGTAGCGGTACACTGCGTTGCTGGACTAGGTCGAGCGCCTGTGTTAGTAGCACTTGCTCTAATTGAACTTGGACTCAAGTACGAGGATGCCGTTGCTCTTATCAGAGA GAAGAGACGAGGCGCTATCAATTCAAAGCAATTATCTTACTTGGAAAAATATCGTCCCAAGTCTCGACTCAAACTCAAGAACGGCCAGAAGAATTCGTGCTGCGTCCAGTAg